A window of Mucilaginibacter sp. PAMC 26640 contains these coding sequences:
- a CDS encoding hydrogenase, whose translation MASHHNESIIREPLLTGKDITYAKITNDVLFPVENKPNKAWWIGFTVASMGALLWVVAISYTFWFGLGAWGLNKTVGWAWDITGFVWWVGIGHAGTLISAVLLIFRQNWRNSINRSAEAMTIFAVICAATYIVAHMGRPWLAYFTLPLPNQYVLWVNWNSALMMDVFAISTYFSVSLLFWYTGLLPDIASIRDRAVGLRRRIYSILSFGWTGSVKSWQRFETVSLILAGISTPLVLSVHTIVSFDFATSLEPGWHTTIFPPYFVAGAIFSGFAMVQTLLLVTRKVLGLENYITMFHIESMNKIIMLTGSIVGVAYITEFFIAWYSQVEYEQYAFINRATGPYWWAYWSMMSCNVISPQLFWSSKLRRSIKFSWFLSIVVNIGMWFERFVIIVTSLHRDYLPSSWVMFYPTWVDVSVFVGSIGIFFTMFLLFIRVLPSVAIAEVKLLLGTASEQQKKKLIEEGHLDPVEVQYYKESLVKYDSVDMSDYEKV comes from the coding sequence ATGGCATCTCATCATAATGAATCAATAATCAGGGAACCGTTACTTACGGGCAAGGATATTACCTATGCCAAGATCACTAACGATGTATTATTCCCTGTAGAAAATAAACCAAATAAGGCCTGGTGGATTGGCTTTACCGTTGCCTCCATGGGTGCCCTGCTTTGGGTTGTTGCAATCAGCTATACATTCTGGTTCGGTTTGGGTGCATGGGGACTAAACAAAACAGTAGGATGGGCCTGGGACATCACCGGATTCGTTTGGTGGGTAGGTATCGGTCACGCTGGTACGCTTATCTCTGCGGTGTTGTTAATTTTCCGTCAAAACTGGCGTAACTCTATTAACAGGTCGGCAGAAGCGATGACTATTTTTGCGGTAATTTGCGCGGCCACTTATATCGTGGCGCACATGGGCCGCCCTTGGTTAGCCTACTTTACTTTACCGCTTCCAAACCAATATGTATTATGGGTAAACTGGAACTCGGCATTGATGATGGACGTGTTTGCGATCTCTACATACTTCTCGGTTTCCTTGTTATTCTGGTACACAGGTTTACTGCCTGATATCGCTTCAATCCGTGACCGTGCTGTAGGCTTACGCCGCCGGATCTATTCTATCCTTTCGTTTGGATGGACTGGTTCTGTAAAAAGCTGGCAGCGATTCGAAACCGTTTCACTAATCCTGGCCGGTATCTCTACGCCACTTGTACTTTCGGTGCACACTATTGTATCTTTTGACTTTGCTACTTCGCTTGAGCCGGGATGGCACACTACCATATTCCCGCCATACTTTGTTGCGGGTGCTATCTTCTCGGGTTTCGCTATGGTGCAAACATTGTTGCTTGTTACCCGTAAGGTATTAGGTCTGGAGAACTATATCACTATGTTCCACATTGAATCGATGAATAAGATCATCATGCTTACCGGTTCTATTGTAGGTGTGGCATATATTACTGAGTTCTTTATTGCATGGTACTCTCAGGTTGAATATGAGCAATATGCTTTTATTAATCGTGCAACTGGTCCGTACTGGTGGGCTTACTGGAGCATGATGAGCTGTAACGTAATCTCTCCACAGTTATTCTGGTCGAGCAAACTGCGCAGAAGCATCAAATTCTCTTGGTTCTTGTCTATTGTGGTTAACATCGGTATGTGGTTTGAGCGTTTTGTGATTATCGTAACTTCATTACACCGCGATTATTTACCATCCAGCTGGGTGATGTTTTACCCAACCTGGGTAGACGTAAGCGTGTTCGTTGGGTCTATCGGAATATTCTTTACCATGTTCTTGTTATTCATTCGCGTATTGCCATCTGTTGCGATTGCTGAAGTGAAACTATTACTTGGTACAGCGAGTGAGCAGCAGAAGAAAAAATTAATCGAAGAGGGTCACCTTGATCCGGTTGAAGTACAATACTACAAGGAGTCGTTAGTTAAGTACGATAGTGTTGATATGTCTGATTACGAAAAAGTATAA
- a CDS encoding quinol:cytochrome C oxidoreductase: protein MSSTKFILGLFDDPDHMMHGIEKLQKNSIPIYDVYSPMPIHGIEDKLGIKESRLGYAAFCFGCLGMTVIFSIVYYTLVHDWPMNIGGKPSFAIPNFVPFTFEWTILFTAFGMTLTFFAATNLFPGRAPRVMDLRATDDRFVIAIDAKGNIPHDDITNLLKEAGAVEVKHNDRKYVSYE from the coding sequence ATGAGTAGCACAAAATTTATATTAGGCTTATTTGACGACCCCGATCACATGATGCACGGGATAGAGAAGCTGCAAAAGAATAGTATCCCTATTTATGATGTATATAGCCCGATGCCTATCCATGGTATTGAGGATAAATTAGGCATAAAAGAATCAAGGTTGGGTTATGCAGCATTTTGTTTCGGCTGCCTTGGAATGACGGTTATCTTCAGCATTGTGTACTATACACTGGTGCATGATTGGCCAATGAACATTGGGGGTAAACCAAGTTTTGCGATACCAAACTTTGTACCCTTCACCTTTGAGTGGACAATTTTATTCACTGCATTTGGGATGACTCTTACCTTTTTTGCCGCGACTAACCTTTTTCCGGGCCGTGCGCCAAGAGTGATGGACCTTCGCGCAACTGATGATCGTTTTGTTATAGCGATCGATGCAAAGGGTAACATTCCACATGATGATATCACCAATTTATTAAAAGAAGCAGGCGCTGTAGAAGTAAAGCATAACGACAGAAAATATGTTAGCTATGAATAA
- a CDS encoding cytochrome C, with protein sequence MLAMNKFRILGTTAIVIAASIVITSCKDKRSTGWEYAPNMYEHTAYDPDQPNTQFKDGKTAQVPPAGTIPIGFKKFDYANTKDGYDKSSVEVSSLIAQTPKHLAEGKVLFTTFCSPCHGLTGQGDGLVVQHGYPAPPSYSKGQSSRGGAMKDLTDGKIYHTITYGVNSMGSYASQVAPEDRWKIVMYVHQLQKL encoded by the coding sequence ATGTTAGCTATGAATAAATTTAGAATATTGGGCACAACTGCTATCGTTATCGCTGCATCGATCGTTATTACATCGTGCAAGGATAAACGCAGCACAGGTTGGGAATATGCTCCCAATATGTACGAGCATACCGCATACGATCCGGATCAGCCAAACACACAATTTAAGGATGGCAAAACTGCTCAGGTTCCACCTGCAGGTACTATTCCAATCGGTTTTAAAAAGTTCGATTATGCGAACACCAAAGATGGTTACGATAAGTCAAGTGTTGAAGTTAGCAGCCTGATAGCGCAGACTCCAAAGCATCTCGCCGAGGGCAAAGTATTGTTTACAACCTTTTGTTCGCCATGCCACGGCCTTACTGGCCAGGGAGATGGTTTGGTAGTGCAGCACGGGTACCCAGCTCCGCCATCCTATTCAAAAGGACAGTCTTCGCGTGGCGGTGCTATGAAAGACCTTACAGATGGTAAAATTTATCACACTATAACTTATGGAGTAAACTCTATGGGTTCATACGCTTCTCAGGTTGCACCGGAGGATCGTTGGAAAATAGTGATGTATGTTCACCAATTACAAAAATTATAA
- a CDS encoding quinol:cytochrome C oxidoreductase, which yields MKNHNSFDEKFEFTGNAKTFSLAAIVIGVVCIVAGFIFSGEHVQRTYSNLLLMSYYFVCVCTCGVFFCAYNYVAQAGWSAGLIRIPQAMAKLLPIASVFLLVVVTAGLFNTHEVEEHGKKEIVPYLYAHWATHGLTTVGSENFDPIIFGKRAFLNTGFFYATLIVFLSAYSFFGYKLAKFSEEEDTVGGMSNYDKSFKYACIFLVVFGFTFPIFAFGVIMSLEAHWFSTMFGWYNLAAMHVSGLAIIALILIFLQKKGYMSWTSTNHLHSLGKLIFGFSIFWTYVWFSQFFLIWYANMPEESVYFFIRWEAEYKPWFWLNIIINFLAPLLLLMSRDAKRMTNRMMWTCIILIAGHWLDYYMMIMPSTVKENMGFSFEEIGIFVGFAGLFTFLVLNSLSNVSSLVPKKHPFLEESLHHHI from the coding sequence ATGAAGAATCATAATAGTTTCGACGAAAAATTTGAATTTACAGGAAACGCGAAAACTTTTAGTTTAGCGGCGATTGTAATTGGTGTAGTGTGTATCGTGGCTGGCTTTATATTTAGCGGCGAACACGTACAACGTACCTATAGCAACTTGTTGCTGATGTCATATTACTTTGTTTGTGTGTGTACTTGCGGCGTTTTCTTTTGCGCTTACAATTACGTAGCGCAGGCAGGCTGGTCTGCAGGTTTGATTAGAATTCCGCAGGCGATGGCTAAGCTGCTGCCGATTGCAAGTGTTTTTTTATTAGTTGTGGTGACCGCCGGTTTGTTTAATACTCACGAGGTTGAAGAACATGGTAAGAAAGAAATTGTCCCTTACCTATACGCACACTGGGCTACGCATGGTTTAACAACTGTTGGCAGTGAAAATTTTGATCCGATCATCTTCGGTAAAAGAGCTTTTCTTAACACAGGATTTTTTTATGCTACATTAATCGTGTTTTTATCGGCATATAGCTTTTTTGGTTACAAATTGGCTAAATTTTCTGAAGAAGAGGATACCGTTGGTGGTATGTCTAATTATGACAAGAGCTTCAAATATGCCTGTATATTCCTCGTAGTATTCGGTTTTACCTTCCCAATATTTGCGTTTGGTGTAATCATGTCTTTAGAGGCTCATTGGTTCTCTACCATGTTTGGTTGGTACAATCTGGCAGCAATGCATGTTAGCGGTTTAGCTATCATTGCGCTCATCCTGATATTTTTGCAGAAAAAAGGCTACATGTCATGGACATCAACCAATCACCTGCACAGTTTAGGAAAGCTGATCTTCGGATTCTCTATTTTCTGGACATATGTTTGGTTTTCGCAATTTTTCCTGATCTGGTATGCTAACATGCCTGAGGAATCCGTTTACTTCTTTATCAGATGGGAAGCTGAATACAAGCCTTGGTTCTGGTTAAATATCATTATCAACTTCCTTGCACCATTGTTGTTATTAATGTCTCGTGATGCAAAACGTATGACTAACCGCATGATGTGGACTTGTATCATTTTGATTGCTGGCCACTGGCTGGATTATTACATGATGATTATGCCAAGTACGGTTAAAGAGAACATGGGTTTTAGTTTTGAGGAAATAGGAATATTCGTTGGTTTCGCTGGCTTATTTACCTTCCTGGTTTTAAACAGCCTGAGCAATGTTTCTTCTCTGGTGCCCAAAAAACACCCTTTCCTGGAAGAGAGCCTGCATCATCACATATAA